A part of Candidatus Saccharimonadales bacterium genomic DNA contains:
- a CDS encoding pyridoxal-phosphate dependent enzyme, whose product MIYNSIEQVIGNTPLLKLDGKRYGLKNTDLYVKLEYLNPFGSIKDRTALGLLKDTKWKELERQNQHIIESSSGNTAKSLQVLASRHGVPVICVTNRIKVPEVEQQLRYLGTEIMSLPGRSECPDPNDENNTVAVIESMQHQQPNHYYHTAQYTNLANPLMHETTTAKELYEDLPTIDYMISGIGTGGSSSGLIAYASHHHLDTNHIGVVADPSDFLPGIRTKNELFETGLFEADAFLDIIEVTSADALKALQILVKNEGVLAGPTTGGNFAAATRYLLEHDTFREDGSRQTAVFIACDRLETYMSYIAKRQPELFDSTRLTDIFTAAVSDEEAKELSRAASHETQQWIVDENVLVVDTRGVKPFVNFHIEGSLNYPEDLLKEVLENGTPFADRPVLLVCPTGDRSKLLASVLSKRGVKAYSLGGGLLAWRSAGLPLVRKAL is encoded by the coding sequence ATGATTTATAACTCTATAGAACAAGTTATCGGTAATACTCCCCTTCTAAAACTTGACGGCAAAAGATACGGACTGAAGAATACTGATCTATATGTAAAATTAGAATATCTTAACCCCTTTGGTTCTATTAAGGATAGGACTGCACTAGGATTACTAAAAGATACTAAATGGAAAGAGCTGGAACGACAAAACCAGCATATTATTGAGAGTTCAAGTGGTAATACGGCAAAATCGCTTCAAGTCCTTGCCAGCCGCCACGGCGTGCCTGTTATTTGTGTGACGAATCGTATTAAAGTTCCAGAAGTCGAGCAACAGCTTCGTTACCTTGGTACAGAGATTATGTCATTGCCGGGTCGATCGGAGTGTCCTGATCCTAATGACGAGAACAATACGGTGGCTGTTATTGAGAGTATGCAACATCAGCAGCCTAATCACTATTATCATACTGCACAGTACACCAACCTCGCCAACCCTTTAATGCACGAGACGACCACGGCAAAAGAATTATACGAGGATCTGCCGACAATTGATTACATGATTAGTGGTATCGGTACGGGTGGATCAAGCAGTGGCTTGATAGCCTATGCCTCGCATCATCATCTAGATACGAATCATATTGGTGTTGTAGCCGATCCGAGCGATTTCTTGCCAGGAATCCGTACGAAGAACGAACTGTTCGAAACGGGATTATTCGAGGCTGATGCTTTTTTGGATATCATCGAAGTCACTTCGGCAGACGCGCTAAAAGCATTGCAAATACTGGTTAAAAACGAAGGTGTTTTAGCAGGTCCCACAACGGGGGGTAATTTTGCAGCGGCAACTCGATATCTTTTGGAACATGACACGTTTCGCGAGGATGGATCACGTCAAACGGCGGTGTTTATTGCCTGCGATCGGCTCGAGACGTATATGTCGTATATTGCCAAGCGCCAACCTGAACTATTTGACAGTACCCGTTTAACCGATATATTTACAGCGGCTGTTTCTGACGAGGAGGCAAAAGAGTTGTCGCGGGCCGCAAGTCATGAAACGCAGCAATGGATCGTAGACGAAAACGTTCTTGTGGTTGATACGCGCGGCGTAAAACCTTTTGTCAATTTCCATATCGAAGGATCATTAAACTACCCAGAAGACCTGCTCAAGGAAGTGCTCGAAAACGGCACCCCGTTTGCTGATCGTCCGGTATTGCTTGTTTGCCCTACTGGTGATCGCAGCAAGCTTTTGGCGAGTGTTCTGAGTAAGCGCGGTGTCAAAGCCTATAGTCTTGGGGGAGGCTTGTTAGCATGGAGAAGCGCTGGGCTGCCGCTAGTACGAAAGGCTCTCTAA
- a CDS encoding aminotransferase class V-fold PLP-dependent enzyme, whose amino-acid sequence MEKRWAAASTKGSLMDRQSYPSLRNHPSVIHFDASAAFPLHDKVIAAVNGVMMGYVGAAGKASYDWSLRASAEVEKVRTRVADFISANPKAIHFVYSASDAARQLTDNLRAEEYDTIIYSPEDHTSVTDLLGQHALKPIHLSYNQNGAYDLNTIDSTADYSKAVIFASNIHHLYGADNDMRALRQAFPGATLVIDASQSIGRTTVNVGLLGCDALYFSSQKLGGITGAGVLFISPSSKLASIDLIEPSTLPLPAITSLGAAIDIINAVSLHHIDTKLTRLTSHFIQIAAEQVDALTFTKGSANSEYNCSGNGIVSFKVGGYSSQDIAMILGSNNINVRAADHCVNDAFVDRDVVRVSMHAYTVPDELEKLVNVLAEL is encoded by the coding sequence ATGGAGAAGCGCTGGGCTGCCGCTAGTACGAAAGGCTCTCTAATGGATCGTCAAAGCTATCCAAGCTTGCGTAATCATCCCTCGGTCATTCATTTTGATGCGTCGGCTGCCTTTCCCCTGCATGATAAGGTTATTGCAGCTGTAAATGGAGTGATGATGGGGTATGTTGGTGCTGCGGGCAAAGCGAGTTACGATTGGTCGCTTAGGGCATCAGCTGAGGTTGAAAAAGTACGCACGCGCGTCGCGGATTTTATTAGTGCCAACCCCAAGGCGATCCATTTTGTATATAGTGCTTCGGATGCGGCGCGCCAACTGACTGATAATCTTCGTGCCGAAGAGTATGACACAATTATTTACTCACCTGAGGACCATACGAGCGTCACGGATCTTTTGGGGCAGCACGCGCTTAAGCCAATTCATCTCTCCTATAATCAAAATGGTGCTTACGACCTGAACACTATAGATAGCACAGCCGATTATAGTAAAGCCGTGATATTTGCCAGTAATATTCACCATTTATACGGGGCGGACAATGATATGCGAGCATTACGTCAAGCTTTTCCTGGGGCAACTTTAGTTATTGATGCGTCACAGTCAATAGGGCGCACAACGGTTAATGTAGGGCTGTTGGGGTGCGACGCATTGTATTTTTCGTCGCAAAAACTTGGCGGTATTACTGGGGCTGGTGTTCTTTTTATTTCTCCTTCATCCAAGTTGGCGAGCATAGATCTCATTGAGCCGAGTACATTGCCTCTGCCTGCTATCACGTCTCTTGGTGCGGCGATTGATATTATTAATGCCGTAAGTCTCCATCATATTGACACAAAACTAACCCGGCTAACGAGCCATTTCATCCAGATAGCAGCAGAACAGGTTGATGCACTTACTTTTACTAAAGGTTCTGCAAATAGCGAGTATAACTGCAGTGGGAACGGTATTGTATCTTTTAAGGTTGGGGGGTACAGTTCGCAGGATATTGCTATGATCCTAGGAAGTAATAATATCAATGTGCGTGCGGCCGATCATTGCGTCAATGATGCGTTCGTCGACAGAGACGTGGTACGAGTAAGTATGCATGCGTACACAGTGCCCGACGAGCTTGAAAAGCTAGTCAACGTCTTGGCAGAACTATAG
- a CDS encoding transcriptional repressor — MKEEKLLRKILEDNHYKITAARLLIFKLLHDSEPMTIAGLVAASAKEIDRVSVYRVIELYEKLGIARRINIGWKYKLELSDIFLEHHHHISCIGCGRVVAIKEEEGIEKLIEKLGQTSGFVMTSHQLELLGYCHQCQQQKYNTVKNNNL, encoded by the coding sequence ATGAAAGAAGAAAAACTTCTGCGGAAGATATTAGAAGATAATCACTATAAGATCACCGCTGCTCGGCTGCTTATTTTTAAGCTACTCCATGATAGTGAGCCTATGACTATCGCTGGTTTGGTGGCAGCGTCTGCCAAAGAGATTGATCGAGTTAGCGTCTATCGGGTCATTGAGCTTTACGAGAAGCTCGGAATTGCAAGACGGATTAATATTGGCTGGAAATACAAGCTAGAGCTAAGTGATATCTTTCTAGAGCACCACCACCATATAAGCTGCATCGGCTGTGGCCGCGTGGTCGCTATTAAAGAAGAGGAAGGGATTGAGAAACTTATTGAAAAGCTTGGTCAAACAAGCGGCTTTGTTATGACCTCCCACCAGCTTGAGCTTTTAGGTTATTGTCATCAATGTCAGCAACAAAAGTACAATACGGTGAAAAATAATAATCTCTAA
- a CDS encoding aminoglycoside phosphotransferase family protein: MNIDQRVLPYLQTNAREALGVSDFTGADIEKLEGGDYNYNYRVRQDECDVVVRLNIESQSGSADHIVDEYRALEFVAPHDIAPKPLFLDNTREHFPYGLLIEEYISGGHIRFSIPAVQRAADAMSKLHMIPIENAPLQRRENPLRGQYASGMAALEQYEQRQSPDMDLLRLCRSIMAKMVKDIPKLEGLYAPSSVIHADLNPANIIDNGESVYFVDWEQSRIDDPSQDIAVFFCDALNLWASPRALTDTEKQAFLETYTEKTGDTTMPDRIPPRLLLYTLGTVLWGADRIANVDEGTIDPHLGDQNYSRYQKLADPRVLEKALETY, encoded by the coding sequence ATGAATATCGACCAACGGGTGCTGCCTTATTTGCAGACAAATGCCCGGGAGGCTTTAGGCGTCTCCGATTTTACTGGAGCCGACATCGAGAAGCTTGAAGGTGGGGATTACAATTACAATTATCGTGTCCGACAGGATGAGTGCGACGTGGTCGTTCGATTGAATATCGAATCGCAAAGCGGTTCCGCAGACCACATAGTAGATGAGTATAGGGCACTAGAATTCGTTGCGCCTCATGATATAGCTCCAAAGCCGCTTTTCCTCGATAATACCAGGGAGCATTTTCCGTATGGTCTCCTCATCGAAGAATATATCTCCGGCGGTCATATACGGTTCTCAATCCCAGCCGTACAAAGGGCCGCTGATGCCATGTCAAAATTACATATGATCCCGATAGAAAACGCTCCACTGCAGCGGCGAGAGAACCCGCTAAGAGGACAGTATGCAAGTGGTATGGCTGCTCTGGAGCAGTATGAACAGCGACAAAGTCCTGACATGGATCTTTTACGGCTATGCCGGTCTATCATGGCTAAGATGGTCAAGGATATACCTAAACTTGAGGGCCTGTATGCTCCCAGTAGCGTTATCCACGCTGATCTTAATCCTGCAAACATTATAGATAACGGTGAAAGCGTATACTTCGTCGATTGGGAGCAGAGTCGTATTGATGACCCAAGCCAGGATATCGCAGTCTTCTTTTGCGATGCACTAAACCTATGGGCATCACCGCGAGCACTGACGGATACGGAGAAACAAGCTTTTCTAGAAACTTATACGGAAAAGACCGGTGATACTACAATGCCTGATCGGATTCCTCCGCGTCTCTTGCTATACACATTAGGTACGGTTCTTTGGGGCGCGGACCGCATCGCCAATGTGGACGAAGGGACGATTGATCCGCATCTGGGTGATCAAAATTATAGCAGATACCAAAAGTTGGCTGATCCGAGAGTGTTAGAAAAAGCCTTAGAGACGTACTAA
- a CDS encoding alanine racemase yields the protein MDTSTSPVIMRPVFGPSIKHILASPSPLFEAIERHGGPLAIALPDEAQTAAEKFKALFEELRMQSKVFVAHKATNSVDTLAALRSQVFIDVASRAELAHAFSIGYTHDEIIATGPKSQHFLAELIAHDIPVCVDSHEELLRLRLLLANGLKDVKVLLRLTRSVLNMPSITKRSRFGLDTAAYEKALAAISEDKRFVLLGISFHLDSQSADERYYAIMQAAKELIALQDKGYSASVLDIGGGYGAFYGINRSQVDRFEAGLKQAILDAGDTHTWQHFTYGLSRVGNAISGALHGIDAPAGAIGVDRLREVLVRESAEGGTLANFLNENLIEIWIEPGAAILSEAGAVVTEIMEVKQLDGEILVVVDAHRNQVCFENNEALLDPILIKKHPESSQASDVFIAGNLCAENDMMTYRKIRFDDVPRAGDLLLWTHTGAYRAHFSASQAIGHALAKQLTYEENANAYTLSERTS from the coding sequence ATGGATACGTCTACAAGCCCCGTGATAATGCGGCCTGTTTTTGGTCCGTCAATAAAGCATATTCTTGCTTCGCCCTCTCCTTTATTTGAAGCGATTGAGCGACATGGTGGTCCGCTAGCTATTGCCCTACCTGATGAGGCTCAGACTGCTGCTGAAAAGTTCAAAGCACTGTTTGAAGAATTACGTATGCAGTCAAAAGTATTTGTCGCTCATAAGGCGACAAATAGCGTCGATACGCTAGCTGCTCTTCGTTCGCAGGTTTTTATAGATGTGGCTTCTCGGGCCGAGCTAGCGCATGCGTTTTCTATAGGGTATACGCATGACGAGATCATTGCGACCGGGCCAAAATCACAGCATTTTTTGGCTGAGCTTATAGCCCATGACATACCGGTATGTGTCGACAGTCATGAAGAACTTTTGCGACTGCGCTTACTCCTTGCTAATGGCTTAAAAGATGTGAAAGTACTTCTACGGTTAACACGAAGTGTATTGAACATGCCGTCGATCACAAAGCGAAGTCGCTTTGGGCTTGATACTGCGGCATATGAAAAAGCGCTTGCTGCGATTAGTGAAGATAAGAGATTCGTGTTGCTTGGCATATCTTTCCATCTTGATAGTCAATCGGCGGATGAGCGCTACTATGCGATTATGCAAGCGGCCAAGGAACTCATTGCTTTGCAAGATAAAGGTTATAGTGCCTCGGTGCTAGACATCGGCGGCGGGTATGGTGCATTTTATGGCATAAACCGCTCGCAGGTAGACCGGTTTGAGGCCGGGTTAAAGCAGGCAATTTTAGACGCTGGCGATACGCATACATGGCAGCACTTTACCTATGGATTATCTCGGGTTGGAAATGCTATAAGTGGCGCGCTACACGGTATTGACGCACCTGCCGGTGCTATTGGCGTCGATCGTTTACGCGAGGTATTGGTGCGCGAAAGCGCTGAGGGAGGAACCCTTGCGAATTTTCTGAATGAAAACCTTATTGAAATTTGGATTGAGCCGGGTGCCGCAATTTTAAGTGAAGCAGGCGCTGTTGTGACGGAGATCATGGAAGTGAAGCAACTTGATGGAGAGATTCTTGTAGTTGTTGATGCGCACCGTAATCAGGTTTGCTTTGAGAATAACGAAGCGCTGCTTGACCCAATACTCATTAAAAAACATCCAGAATCTTCACAGGCGTCAGATGTATTTATTGCCGGTAATTTATGTGCAGAAAATGACATGATGACGTACCGTAAAATTCGCTTTGACGATGTCCCTCGGGCAGGAGATCTGCTGCTTTGGACGCACACCGGCGCTTACCGGGCACATTTTAGTGCATCGCAGGCAATCGGACATGCACTTGCAAAACAATTAACCTACGAGGAAAACGCAAATGCGTATACCCTTTCAGAAAGGACATCATGA